Proteins co-encoded in one Vibrio fortis genomic window:
- a CDS encoding Cof-type HAD-IIB family hydrolase — translation MYKLIALDMDGTLLNSDKVISAENKDAIARARAAGVKVVLASGRPLEGMQSKLDELDINGEDDFVLFYNGSMVQNVSTKEVIHSEISHGKAAKEIANIANELGGYVHAFSKVHGLITPENNEYTGIEARINGLDITEFDFAQLEDDHQIIKTMIVAEPSKLTEIISKLPEHLKTQFTIVQSAPFFLEFLNPKSNKGVGIEAIANHLGIRSDEVICMGDAENDHHMLEYAGLGIAMENAMAETKEIANYITASNNDHGVAKAIDKFIFDK, via the coding sequence ATGTACAAACTGATTGCTCTGGATATGGATGGCACACTATTAAACAGTGATAAAGTCATCTCTGCAGAGAACAAAGATGCGATTGCGCGCGCTCGAGCTGCAGGCGTAAAAGTAGTATTAGCGTCAGGGCGCCCACTAGAAGGGATGCAAAGCAAACTCGATGAGTTAGATATCAATGGCGAAGACGATTTCGTTCTTTTCTATAACGGCTCAATGGTGCAAAACGTATCAACAAAAGAAGTCATTCATAGCGAAATCAGCCATGGTAAAGCTGCCAAAGAAATTGCCAACATTGCTAACGAACTGGGTGGCTATGTTCACGCCTTCAGTAAAGTACATGGTCTAATTACACCAGAAAACAACGAATACACAGGTATTGAAGCTCGAATTAACGGCCTCGATATTACTGAGTTTGATTTTGCGCAGCTTGAAGACGACCATCAGATCATCAAAACTATGATTGTTGCCGAGCCAAGCAAACTCACAGAGATCATCAGCAAGCTACCAGAACATTTAAAAACCCAATTCACGATTGTTCAAAGTGCGCCTTTCTTCCTAGAGTTCTTAAACCCTAAATCAAACAAAGGCGTCGGTATTGAAGCCATTGCAAATCATTTAGGTATTCGTTCTGACGAAGTGATCTGTATGGGTGATGCTGAAAATGACCATCATATGCTGGAGTATGCCGGTCTAGGTATCGCGATGGAAAATGCGATGGCAGAGACGAAGGAAATTGCCAACTACATCACCGCCAGTAATAACGACCACGGTGTTGCTAAGGCTATCGATAAGTTTATCTTTGATAAATAA
- a CDS encoding GNAT family N-acetyltransferase, with protein MSLTLRAAQNSDLEQLNEMMFELHHYHHLASPEHFKTAEEIEQEKSIARYLDDPQCLVYVALKGQLIVGFVTGHFCELVSTVSKPVQMGSIDELFVLPDYRNQSIAEKLFGKLEKTFDDYGVKQVFVEVWDFNSNAKHFYQKMGFIPHIQWWRKSLVKS; from the coding sequence ATGAGCTTAACATTGAGAGCTGCGCAAAATTCAGACCTTGAGCAGCTGAACGAGATGATGTTTGAACTTCATCACTATCATCATCTTGCTAGCCCTGAGCACTTTAAAACGGCTGAGGAAATTGAGCAGGAGAAAAGCATCGCTCGATATCTCGATGACCCTCAATGCTTAGTCTATGTCGCGTTGAAAGGGCAGCTGATAGTCGGCTTTGTGACAGGGCACTTTTGTGAATTGGTGTCTACGGTCAGTAAACCGGTTCAGATGGGAAGCATTGATGAGTTGTTCGTTTTACCCGATTACCGTAATCAATCAATCGCTGAGAAGCTTTTCGGTAAATTAGAGAAGACATTTGATGATTATGGGGTGAAGCAGGTGTTTGTTGAAGTATGGGATTTCAATAGTAATGCCAAGCACTTCTATCAAAAAATGGGGTTCATACCGCACATTCAATGGTGGAGAAAGTCTTTAGTTAAAAGCTAG
- the queE gene encoding 7-carboxy-7-deazaguanine synthase QueE codes for MYKINEMFETIQGEGVFTGVPAVFVRLQICPVGCSWCDTKQTWEALAEDETSLGDIMVKTEDSPTWSAVDAQGIVDQYVKQGFNAKHIVITGGEPCIYDLVPLTEAFEKMGCRCQIETSGTSEVKATANTWVTVSPKVAMKAKLEILDSALQRADEIKHPVGTSKDIDQLDHLLERAEVSSETVIALQPISQKDRATQLCIDTCIERNWRLSIQTHKYLSIA; via the coding sequence TTGTACAAGATTAATGAAATGTTTGAAACCATCCAAGGTGAAGGTGTCTTTACTGGTGTTCCAGCCGTATTCGTGCGCCTGCAAATTTGTCCAGTAGGCTGCTCTTGGTGCGACACTAAACAGACGTGGGAAGCACTTGCTGAAGACGAAACTTCTCTTGGCGATATTATGGTGAAAACAGAAGACTCACCGACTTGGTCTGCAGTTGATGCTCAAGGCATAGTCGACCAATATGTAAAGCAAGGCTTCAATGCGAAACATATTGTGATTACCGGTGGTGAGCCTTGTATTTACGATCTTGTGCCTTTAACAGAAGCGTTTGAAAAGATGGGTTGTCGCTGTCAAATTGAGACTAGCGGAACGTCAGAAGTTAAAGCAACGGCAAATACCTGGGTGACGGTGTCACCTAAAGTAGCAATGAAGGCGAAGCTAGAGATTTTAGATAGTGCTCTGCAGCGCGCTGATGAGATTAAGCATCCAGTCGGTACATCAAAAGATATCGACCAACTTGATCATTTACTAGAGCGTGCTGAGGTATCTTCAGAAACCGTAATTGCACTACAGCCAATCAGCCAAAAAGATCGCGCGACCCAATTATGTATTGATACTTGTATTGAAAGAAACTGGCGCCTATCTATTCAAACACACAAATATCTGAGTATTGCTTAA
- a CDS encoding propionyl-CoA synthetase, translated as MSSTLERKEQSIETPNQGGVQTGAYQAAYDFANRNPEQYWQSQAQCIDWFETPTRILEKDDNGIERWFADGVMNTCWLALDYHCEQGRGDTTAMVYDSPVTGVKKRYSYVELRDQVAKVAGLLAAQGVQKGDRVVIYMPMIPEAAMAMLACARLGAIHSVVFGGFAPHELAVRIEDAEPKMLITASCGIEINKVIPYKPLVDRAIMDSRWKPQNVLVLQRPECEAELQNERDLDWQQEMEKSLPHGCVPVLATDPLYILYTSGTTGKPKGVVRDNGGHAVAMKYSMSTIYNMPQDGVFWAASDVGWVVGHSYIVYAPLIHGCTTILFEGKPVRTPDPGAFWRVCEEYSVNVLFSAPTAFRAIKKEDPKGECLKQFDLSKLDTIFMAGERLDPPTLEWVESKTDKPVVDHWWQTETGWAIAGNPTGLEQMPVKAGSATKPVPGYQVEILDELGEAAQPNQQGFVAIKRPLPPGCLPTVWRNHDRFESGYLSQFPGYYVSGDGGYLDEDGYLFIMGRIDDVINVAGHRLSTGEMEEIVGGHPAIAECAVVGIHDDLKGQLPLGLVVLKDGVKVDDIELQGELVGKVRNEIGAVACFKQALVVERLPKTRSGKILRKTIRQIADGEQYVVPSTIDDPTSLKEIESRLSKEV; from the coding sequence ATGTCTTCTACACTAGAGCGAAAAGAACAATCTATTGAAACTCCAAACCAAGGTGGGGTGCAAACAGGGGCGTACCAAGCCGCTTACGACTTTGCGAACCGCAACCCAGAGCAGTACTGGCAAAGCCAAGCTCAGTGCATTGACTGGTTTGAAACACCGACACGAATCTTAGAAAAAGATGACAATGGTATTGAGCGTTGGTTTGCTGATGGCGTGATGAATACCTGCTGGCTTGCACTTGATTATCATTGTGAGCAAGGAAGAGGTGATACTACCGCAATGGTTTATGACTCTCCTGTAACTGGTGTTAAGAAGCGCTATAGCTACGTTGAACTGCGTGACCAAGTGGCAAAAGTCGCTGGCTTGCTCGCAGCGCAAGGTGTCCAAAAAGGTGACCGCGTGGTCATCTACATGCCGATGATCCCTGAGGCAGCTATGGCGATGTTGGCTTGTGCGAGATTAGGGGCAATTCACTCGGTGGTATTTGGCGGCTTTGCACCACATGAACTTGCCGTGCGCATTGAGGACGCAGAACCTAAGATGTTGATCACGGCATCGTGTGGTATTGAGATCAACAAAGTCATCCCATACAAGCCGTTAGTTGACAGAGCCATCATGGATAGTCGCTGGAAACCACAAAATGTATTGGTACTTCAACGACCGGAATGTGAAGCTGAACTTCAAAATGAGCGTGATTTGGATTGGCAGCAAGAGATGGAGAAGTCACTGCCTCATGGTTGTGTACCTGTGCTTGCGACCGATCCTCTTTATATCTTGTATACCTCAGGCACAACGGGCAAACCGAAAGGGGTGGTTCGTGACAATGGCGGTCATGCCGTTGCTATGAAGTACTCAATGAGCACTATCTACAATATGCCGCAAGATGGGGTTTTCTGGGCGGCGTCGGATGTCGGTTGGGTAGTTGGTCACTCTTACATTGTCTATGCGCCTTTGATTCACGGCTGTACGACGATTCTGTTTGAAGGCAAGCCTGTTCGCACCCCAGATCCGGGCGCTTTTTGGCGAGTCTGCGAAGAGTACTCTGTTAATGTGTTGTTTTCGGCTCCTACCGCGTTTCGTGCGATCAAGAAAGAAGACCCAAAGGGCGAGTGTCTCAAGCAGTTTGATTTGTCAAAGCTCGATACGATCTTCATGGCGGGTGAGCGTTTGGACCCACCAACCCTTGAATGGGTAGAAAGCAAGACCGATAAACCTGTCGTCGATCACTGGTGGCAAACCGAAACGGGCTGGGCAATTGCCGGTAATCCAACCGGACTAGAGCAGATGCCAGTTAAGGCGGGTTCAGCCACTAAACCGGTTCCAGGCTATCAAGTTGAGATCCTCGATGAGTTAGGAGAAGCTGCTCAACCAAATCAGCAAGGGTTTGTTGCGATTAAGCGTCCTCTGCCACCGGGCTGTCTGCCTACAGTTTGGCGAAATCACGATCGCTTTGAGTCTGGCTATTTAAGTCAGTTCCCAGGCTATTACGTGTCGGGTGATGGCGGATATTTAGATGAGGACGGTTACCTGTTTATCATGGGACGCATTGATGATGTGATTAACGTCGCTGGGCATAGATTATCGACCGGTGAAATGGAAGAGATTGTTGGTGGTCACCCTGCCATTGCTGAGTGTGCAGTGGTCGGCATTCACGATGACTTGAAGGGGCAGCTGCCACTTGGGCTTGTGGTGCTCAAGGATGGCGTGAAAGTTGACGATATTGAATTGCAAGGTGAATTGGTCGGAAAGGTTCGTAATGAAATCGGTGCTGTAGCTTGTTTTAAACAAGCGCTGGTGGTTGAGCGCCTGCCTAAAACTCGTTCGGGCAAGATATTACGTAAAACGATACGACAAATCGCGGATGGAGAGCAGTATGTCGTGCCTTCGACCATTGATGATCCTACAAGTCTCAAAGAGATCGAAAGTCGTCTGTCTAAAGAAGTCTAA
- the acnD gene encoding Fe/S-dependent 2-methylisocitrate dehydratase AcnD → MTEYTQDREQYRNQFRKVLPGTNLEFYDVREAVEQLAPGSYDTLPYTSKVLAEQILRRCDIDSLQASLEQIIERKRERDFPWYPARVVCHDILGQTALVDLAGLRDAIADQGGDPAKVNPVVETQLIVDHSLAVEHAGFEDDAFDKNRAIEERRNEDRFHFIEWCKTAFKNVSVIPAGNGIMHQINLEKMSPVIQNKHGLAYPDTCVGTDSHTPHVDALGVIAIGVGGLEAETVMLGRPSMMRLPDIVGVNLTGQRQEGITATDIVLAITEFLRKERVVSSYLEFFGAGARALSIGDRATISNMTPEYGATAGMFYIDEQTIQYLKLTGREPEQVDLVERYAKQVGLWADDMTSAKYERVLEFDLSQVVRNLAGPSNPHRRLPTSELQQQGISHEELTASEDDQMPDGAVIIAAITSCTNTSNPRNVVAAGLVAKKANQLGLVRKPWVKTSFAPGSKVAKLYLESAGLLDELEMLGFGIVGYACTTCNGMSGALDPKIQQEIVDRDLYTTAVLSGNRNFDGRIHPYAKQAFLASPPLVVAYALAGTMRFDIEKHSLGDDASGNPIYLSDLWPSDEEIDAVVAQHVKPQQFNQIYIQMFKPDEEQSSSEPLYDWRPKSTYIRRPPYWEGALAGERSLKGMRPLAILGDNITTDHLSPSNAILASSAAGEYLAKMDVPEEDFNSYATHRGDHLTAQRATFANPKLFNEMVQENGEVVQGSLARVEPEGKVTRMWEAIETYMERKQPLVVIAGADYGQGSSRDWAAKGVRLAGVEAIVAEGFERIHRTNLVGMGVLPLQFKAGENRNTLKLDGTELFDVHGDITPGADLALVITRQDGSRMDVAVTCRLDTEDEVHVYQAGGVLQRFAKDFLAQ, encoded by the coding sequence ATGACCGAATATACCCAAGACCGTGAGCAGTATCGAAACCAGTTTCGAAAAGTGTTGCCGGGAACTAACTTAGAATTTTATGACGTACGTGAAGCGGTTGAGCAACTTGCTCCCGGTAGCTACGACACTTTACCTTACACCTCTAAAGTATTGGCTGAGCAGATTTTGAGACGTTGTGATATCGACTCACTGCAAGCTAGCTTAGAGCAGATCATTGAAAGAAAACGCGAGCGTGATTTCCCTTGGTATCCAGCCCGTGTTGTTTGTCACGACATCCTTGGCCAAACCGCACTGGTTGATTTGGCGGGTTTGAGAGATGCAATTGCTGATCAGGGTGGCGATCCGGCCAAAGTAAACCCTGTGGTTGAGACTCAATTGATTGTTGATCACTCATTGGCTGTTGAACATGCTGGTTTTGAAGATGATGCCTTCGATAAAAACCGGGCAATTGAAGAGCGCCGTAATGAAGACCGCTTCCACTTTATTGAGTGGTGTAAAACGGCCTTTAAGAATGTCAGTGTTATCCCTGCGGGCAACGGGATCATGCATCAAATCAACCTTGAGAAAATGTCTCCGGTTATCCAAAACAAACATGGCCTAGCATATCCAGATACTTGTGTCGGTACCGATAGCCATACACCACACGTTGATGCACTCGGTGTTATCGCGATTGGTGTGGGTGGGTTAGAAGCTGAAACCGTGATGCTTGGTCGACCATCGATGATGCGTCTGCCTGATATTGTTGGCGTTAACCTAACAGGCCAACGCCAAGAGGGCATTACCGCGACAGATATCGTGCTCGCAATTACAGAGTTCTTACGTAAAGAGCGTGTAGTATCGAGCTACTTGGAGTTCTTTGGCGCAGGAGCGAGAGCTTTATCGATTGGTGACCGCGCAACGATCTCTAATATGACGCCAGAATATGGCGCGACTGCAGGTATGTTTTATATCGATGAACAGACCATTCAGTACCTTAAGCTAACGGGGCGTGAACCAGAACAGGTCGATTTGGTTGAGCGCTATGCTAAGCAAGTTGGGCTTTGGGCTGATGATATGACTTCAGCCAAATATGAACGTGTTCTTGAGTTTGATTTGTCGCAGGTAGTACGAAACCTTGCTGGCCCGTCTAACCCTCACCGCCGACTGCCAACTTCTGAGTTACAGCAGCAAGGAATCAGCCATGAAGAGCTGACTGCGAGCGAAGATGACCAAATGCCAGATGGTGCGGTGATCATTGCCGCTATCACATCTTGTACTAATACCAGTAACCCAAGAAATGTAGTTGCCGCGGGCTTGGTGGCCAAAAAAGCCAATCAACTGGGGCTTGTTCGCAAACCGTGGGTAAAAACCTCGTTTGCTCCAGGTTCAAAAGTGGCCAAGCTTTATCTTGAGTCGGCAGGCTTATTGGATGAACTGGAAATGCTTGGATTCGGTATTGTCGGCTACGCCTGTACCACCTGTAATGGGATGAGTGGTGCACTGGATCCTAAGATTCAGCAAGAGATCGTAGACAGAGATCTATACACCACCGCAGTGCTATCGGGGAATCGAAATTTCGATGGCCGTATCCACCCTTATGCTAAGCAAGCATTCCTTGCGTCACCTCCGCTTGTCGTCGCTTATGCACTGGCTGGTACGATGCGTTTTGACATTGAAAAGCACAGTCTCGGCGATGATGCCTCAGGCAATCCAATTTACTTGAGCGACCTATGGCCAAGTGACGAAGAGATCGATGCAGTTGTGGCTCAGCACGTGAAGCCCCAGCAGTTCAATCAAATCTATATTCAAATGTTTAAGCCGGATGAAGAACAGTCTTCTAGCGAGCCACTCTATGATTGGCGTCCTAAGAGTACTTACATCCGTCGTCCTCCTTATTGGGAAGGGGCTCTGGCTGGAGAGCGTTCATTGAAAGGGATGAGACCTCTGGCGATTCTGGGTGACAACATCACCACGGATCACCTTTCCCCGTCTAATGCGATTCTTGCCAGCAGCGCAGCCGGTGAATACTTAGCCAAAATGGATGTGCCGGAAGAAGACTTTAACTCTTACGCAACTCACCGAGGCGATCACTTAACAGCGCAGCGTGCCACCTTTGCTAACCCTAAGCTCTTTAATGAGATGGTCCAAGAAAATGGTGAAGTGGTACAGGGCTCCCTCGCTCGCGTTGAACCTGAAGGTAAAGTGACGCGAATGTGGGAAGCGATTGAAACCTACATGGAGAGAAAGCAACCTCTGGTTGTGATTGCTGGTGCGGACTATGGTCAAGGTTCATCCCGTGATTGGGCGGCTAAAGGTGTTCGCTTAGCGGGGGTAGAAGCGATTGTTGCTGAGGGGTTTGAACGAATCCACCGAACCAACCTTGTCGGAATGGGCGTACTGCCATTGCAATTCAAAGCGGGAGAGAATCGAAATACTCTTAAGTTAGATGGCACTGAGCTGTTTGATGTGCATGGTGACATCACACCGGGGGCCGATCTTGCGTTGGTCATTACCCGCCAAGATGGTAGCCGAATGGATGTTGCCGTGACTTGTCGTCTGGATACCGAAGATGAAGTTCATGTCTATCAAGCTGGTGGCGTACTGCAACGCTTTGCCAAAGACTTTTTGGCGCAGTAG
- a CDS encoding bifunctional NUDIX hydrolase/phosphatase PAP2 family protein, which produces MPDNLAGALCLVRADDQIVLVDEIITGQLSLPGGTIVSGEPAYIAAQRETWEEAGLAVTVGEILGYTDGAVVFDCISDSDIISYDVKNEVGGFELPIWFAPHYGVEVSRAMILAPETLDAKEYRYPEQWGEIVEMFSRASDQPVTYVSELVAAAPQVHQGELGVIAMLQNAINSLPSTIGHTILVTDLIAQPWIFIVLLPLIAWHFGRNFALKFGFTIISVTLLTLIAHQGFGLPRPHAYLPTLKLVESSGYSFPSMLAAIWVSLTSLVVWKLKKLDDQKAWSWIGFGLLWITLFKAYSGSAFFSDVLMGAVLGGLTTWHIVRLDAKPDVNISELLSSKSVWWGLALISIVLTVIWPLPTFTFWVAILMTIACIVTLTHARPLVGQFSFNIVVGVIALLLATNGLISWAGSFVSFSGIGSLIVETLRFPLLILLGVVAFRLPWKRV; this is translated from the coding sequence ATGCCCGATAACTTAGCCGGGGCGCTTTGTTTGGTTCGAGCTGATGATCAAATTGTTTTGGTCGACGAGATCATTACGGGTCAGCTGTCACTACCAGGTGGAACGATCGTATCTGGAGAACCTGCTTACATAGCTGCCCAACGAGAGACCTGGGAAGAAGCCGGCTTAGCGGTAACTGTTGGGGAGATACTTGGTTATACCGATGGTGCTGTGGTGTTTGATTGTATCTCTGATTCAGACATCATTAGCTACGATGTAAAAAACGAAGTAGGTGGATTTGAGCTGCCCATTTGGTTTGCCCCGCATTATGGTGTCGAAGTCAGTCGCGCTATGATTCTTGCTCCTGAAACGCTAGATGCTAAAGAATATCGCTACCCAGAGCAGTGGGGTGAGATTGTTGAGATGTTTAGTCGCGCTTCAGACCAACCGGTTACTTACGTTTCTGAGTTAGTAGCTGCTGCACCTCAAGTTCATCAAGGAGAGCTTGGTGTCATCGCGATGCTTCAAAATGCGATTAACTCACTGCCAAGTACCATAGGTCATACCATTTTAGTGACCGATCTTATTGCCCAGCCTTGGATATTCATCGTTCTTTTACCGTTGATCGCGTGGCATTTTGGGCGCAATTTCGCGTTGAAGTTTGGCTTCACAATTATCTCAGTTACTCTGCTTACTTTAATTGCTCATCAAGGGTTCGGTTTACCTCGTCCGCACGCTTACCTTCCAACACTTAAGCTGGTGGAAAGCAGCGGTTATAGCTTCCCAAGTATGTTGGCTGCGATTTGGGTGAGTCTAACGAGTTTGGTCGTTTGGAAATTGAAAAAGCTTGATGATCAAAAAGCTTGGTCGTGGATTGGATTTGGTTTGCTATGGATTACGCTATTTAAGGCTTACTCTGGAAGTGCGTTTTTCAGTGATGTATTAATGGGAGCGGTTTTAGGTGGTTTAACGACTTGGCATATTGTCAGATTAGATGCCAAACCGGATGTCAATATCAGTGAGCTGCTGAGCTCAAAATCGGTTTGGTGGGGGCTAGCGTTGATCTCCATCGTTTTAACTGTGATATGGCCACTCCCTACATTCACATTTTGGGTCGCGATTCTAATGACTATTGCTTGCATCGTAACCTTAACTCACGCTAGGCCGTTGGTGGGACAGTTCTCATTCAACATTGTGGTGGGTGTGATTGCATTGCTCTTGGCAACTAACGGATTGATTAGCTGGGCCGGAAGCTTTGTTTCGTTCAGCGGTATTGGATCCTTGATTGTCGAAACACTTCGTTTTCCGCTGTTGATTTTGTTGGGCGTGGTTGCTTTCCGTCTACCTTGGAAAAGAGTTTAG
- the prpF gene encoding 2-methylaconitate cis-trans isomerase PrpF translates to MSIHQLKIAATYMRGGTSKGVFFNLVDLPERAQTPGEYRDKLLMRVIGSPDPYGKQTDGMGGATSSTSKVVIASKSEQPGHDVDYLFGQVAIDKPFVDWSGNCGNLSAAIGPYAIHAGLIDPERVPMNGVVEVRVWQANIEKTIIVHVPMINGQVQEVGDFELDGVTFPAAEIQVDFMEPAGEVGSVLPTGQAVDLLDVPELGCIEVSLVNAGIPTIFVDASVLGYQGTELQEDINSDEKALALFESIRAHGAVAMGLIEDISEAQLRQHTPKVAFVAPPKTYQASSGKTVKEDEIDVLVRALSMGKLHHAMMGTAAVAIASAAAISGTLVNRAAGGGERDFTTFGHPSGTLKVGAGASLTRKGWAVDKAMMSRSARILMEGLVRVPCPL, encoded by the coding sequence ATGAGTATTCATCAATTAAAAATTGCGGCCACCTACATGCGAGGTGGTACCAGTAAAGGTGTCTTCTTTAATCTTGTTGACCTGCCAGAGCGCGCTCAAACTCCGGGTGAGTATCGAGACAAACTACTGATGCGTGTGATTGGTAGCCCAGATCCTTACGGCAAACAGACTGATGGTATGGGGGGCGCAACCTCCAGTACTAGTAAGGTTGTAATTGCCTCCAAGAGTGAGCAGCCTGGCCACGATGTAGATTATCTATTCGGTCAGGTCGCGATTGACAAACCGTTTGTTGATTGGAGTGGTAACTGTGGCAATTTGTCCGCGGCGATTGGTCCTTACGCCATCCATGCCGGTTTGATTGACCCTGAGCGAGTACCCATGAATGGTGTGGTTGAAGTTCGAGTATGGCAAGCCAACATCGAGAAGACGATCATTGTCCATGTGCCGATGATTAACGGCCAAGTTCAAGAGGTCGGTGATTTTGAGCTCGATGGCGTGACCTTTCCAGCGGCTGAAATTCAGGTTGATTTTATGGAACCAGCAGGTGAGGTGGGGAGCGTTCTTCCAACCGGGCAAGCTGTCGATCTGCTCGATGTGCCTGAATTAGGTTGTATTGAAGTGAGTTTGGTTAATGCAGGCATACCAACCATCTTTGTTGATGCATCCGTTCTTGGATATCAGGGAACAGAGCTGCAAGAAGACATTAACTCTGATGAGAAAGCTTTGGCACTGTTTGAATCTATTCGCGCACATGGCGCTGTTGCTATGGGCTTGATTGAAGACATCAGTGAGGCACAACTTCGTCAACATACTCCGAAGGTCGCGTTTGTAGCGCCACCTAAAACATATCAAGCATCCAGTGGCAAAACAGTCAAAGAGGATGAAATTGACGTCTTAGTTCGTGCGCTGTCGATGGGCAAACTGCATCACGCGATGATGGGAACGGCTGCGGTAGCTATTGCCTCGGCTGCGGCGATATCAGGAACATTGGTCAATCGCGCAGCAGGTGGTGGTGAACGAGACTTTACGACCTTTGGACATCCGTCTGGAACTTTAAAAGTCGGAGCCGGAGCTTCGCTAACACGGAAAGGTTGGGCGGTAGATAAAGCCATGATGAGTAGAAGTGCTCGGATCCTTATGGAAGGGCTGGTACGCGTGCCTTGTCCATTGTAA
- the queC gene encoding 7-cyano-7-deazaguanine synthase QueC → MKKAVVVFSGGQDSTTCLVQALKEYDEVHAITFDYGQRHRLEIEVAQNLAKELGVKAHKVMDVTLLNELAISSLTRDDIPVSHELQENGLPNSFVPGRNILFLTLAGIYAYQIGAQAVITGVCETDFSGYPDCRNDFVKAMNSALVQGMDRELDIKTPLMWLNKAETWALADQYSALELVRNKTLTCYNGVIGDGCGDCPACELRKVGLNDYLGNREEIMAELVRKQSANC, encoded by the coding sequence ATGAAAAAAGCAGTTGTTGTATTCAGTGGTGGGCAAGATTCAACCACGTGTTTGGTTCAAGCTCTGAAAGAGTATGATGAAGTTCATGCGATTACTTTTGACTATGGTCAGCGTCACAGACTGGAAATTGAAGTTGCGCAAAATCTAGCAAAAGAGCTTGGGGTAAAAGCCCATAAGGTTATGGATGTAACCTTGCTGAATGAACTTGCGATTAGCTCACTGACGCGTGATGACATCCCTGTATCTCATGAGCTGCAAGAGAACGGCTTACCGAATTCTTTCGTTCCGGGTCGTAACATCCTGTTTCTGACACTGGCAGGAATTTATGCCTACCAAATCGGTGCTCAAGCGGTGATTACTGGTGTTTGCGAAACCGACTTTTCTGGCTACCCTGATTGTCGCAATGACTTTGTAAAGGCGATGAACTCTGCGCTTGTGCAAGGTATGGACAGAGAACTGGATATCAAGACTCCGCTTATGTGGTTGAACAAAGCAGAGACTTGGGCGCTTGCTGACCAATACTCTGCGCTTGAACTTGTTCGCAACAAAACGTTGACTTGTTATAACGGCGTGATTGGCGATGGTTGTGGCGATTGCCCAGCATGTGAACTTCGTAAAGTTGGTTTGAACGACTACCTAGGTAATCGTGAAGAAATCATGGCTGAGTTGGTTCGTAAACAATCGGCGAATTGCTAA